The following are encoded in a window of Kitasatospora fiedleri genomic DNA:
- a CDS encoding type I polyketide synthase — MAGRLPKAPDPEAFWRLLCDGTDAITAPPAGRQVVRHGGYLDRVDGFDAAFFGISPREAAGMDPQQRLMLELAWEALEDARIVPGTLTGGPTGVFVGSMWEDYTALAHPGPVTPHTLTGTSRGVIANRVSHFLGVRGPSMTVDTAQSSALVAVHLAVESLRRGESALALAGGVNLNLTAAREAGAAEFGGLSPDDRCFTFDARANGFVRGEGGALLVLKPLDRALADGDRVYGVIRGSAVNNDGATRSLTVPSAQAQEQVIREALARAGVRPADVQYVELHGTGTAVGDPVEAAALAAAYRGPAGSGDADGPLRVGSAKTNVGHLEGAAGIVGLLKTVLSVHHRALPPSLNHETPHPDIPLDALALRVQTALTPWPRPDAPLLAGVSSFGMGGTNAHVIIEQAPDPAAPPVRRPAPEARPAPEARPAPWIVTARTKQALRAQIGRLRAHVRSHPDLTAAEVAHALATTRTRFAHRAVLLDSAQLAAGRAGTPGRTVFVFPGQGAQWVGMGRELYDAHPAFRSAMDECARALAPYTDWSLADVLDGAPLDRVDVVQPALFAVMVSLAALWRSFGVEPDAVVGHSQGEIAAAHVAGALSLSDAARIVALRSRALVALTGRGGMVSVALPAERAEDYVARWGGALTVAVVNAPGSVVVSGDTQALAELVESCAADGVRTRVVPVDYASHSAHVEAVREQLRTDLADITPRQAAVPYYSAVTGGLLADTTALDADYWYRNLREPVRFDLAAAALLADGHDVVVEVSPHPVLLPALEQLLEQARERTGAPGVATGTLGRDRGGPDVFLTALSRLFVAGVPVDWSPAVAEAAPVDLPTYAFQRRPYWLPEAAAGQSGRTPADPGTRAADTAAPGPDPGDPEPGDAADAGDPAAVVTAQIALVLGHDNPADIDPALTFKDLGFDSITGLELRNRLAAALDRPLPSGLVFDHPTPAELIDWLRTGPGDRPAPAAPAAHDDDPVVIVGMGCRFPGGVASPDDLWRLVAECGDAIGGFPDDRGWDLGALYDPELRGAGTTYVNRGGFLAAAPGFDAPFFGISPREALAMDPQQRLVLETAWETFEHAGIDPTSLRGSHTGVFTGLWSSGYATGPGLPDDLEGYLLTGVATSVTSGRVAYHLGLRGPALSVDTACSSSLVAVHLAAQSLRAGECALALAGGVTIMATPLGFTEFSRQHGLAADGRSKPFAAAADGTSWAEGAGLVLLERLSDARRNGHRVLAVVRGSAVNQDGASNGLTAPNGPSQERVIRQALAHAGLAPSEVDAVEAHGTGTTLGDPIEAHALLAAYGRDRSEPLWLGSVKSNIGHTQAAAGVAGVIKMVMAMRHGQLPRTLHVDAPTPHVDWASGGLRLLTEARPWPDSGRPRRAGVSAFGISGTNAHLIIEQSSDPDPGRLPEPADRAAPTVWLLSAKTGAALRAQAERLHAYATAHPDVPAAGISRALAARTRFEHRAAVVGTDRDDLLSGLAALPPGPPTRTGGTVFAFPGQGAQWAGMGRDLYEQSEVFRAGIDACAAALAPHTDWSLVDELRHGALDRVDVVQPALFAVMVALADLWRSHGVRPDAVVGHSQAEIAAAYVAGALSLQDAAKVVALRSRALVALAGHGGMVSVGLGAERAGELVSRWDGRLTVAVVNSASAVVVSGGLDAVDELLAVCEADGIRARRLPVDYAAHSAQVEAVRDRLLTDLADITPRQAAVPFYSTVTGEPVDTSALDAAYWYRNLREPVRFDLAVEALTQDRHGVFVEVSPHPVLVPVLDVAAIGTLRRDHGGLTEFLAAAGRLHAAGTDVDWTPVLPRTAPRADLPTYAFQREPYWVTATPPVPRDDWRYEVAWAPTSGAAAPVDPGRWLVLAATGHPWAEALRARGFPVADTWDAADTGDARPGPDGVLSLLALDEEPHPDHPVLPAGLVRTLDLVRALDPARSPDPVRTAAVPLWCATSGAVSTSDTDPVTHPAQALAWGTGASAALEFPHHWGGLVDLPAVPDEESVDALLVVLAGTGEDQVAIRGARRLAKRLRRRAPAGPATRSWRPRGTVLVTGGTGALGGHVARRLARQGAEHIVLAARRGPDAPGAAGLRDELEAAGARVTVAACDVADRDALRDLVERVGDIRAVFHTAGAIRATRLADTTPAEFAEVVTAKVAGAANLAELLPDLDAFVLFSSTAGVWGDGHGAAYAAGNAFLDALAAQHRARGRATTSVAWGIWAEGGMAALEPVQRQRTLLGLGELDPGRALDALQDVLDHDEALAVVTEADWAQFARAYTHARPSRLLRDLPETHGRTQHPRPAPPPPAPTCWS, encoded by the coding sequence ATGGCGGGCAGGTTGCCGAAAGCCCCGGACCCGGAGGCGTTCTGGCGACTGCTGTGCGACGGGACCGACGCGATCACCGCGCCGCCCGCGGGCCGGCAGGTCGTGCGGCACGGCGGCTACCTGGACCGGGTGGACGGCTTCGACGCGGCGTTCTTCGGGATCTCCCCCCGCGAGGCCGCCGGCATGGACCCGCAGCAGCGGCTCATGCTCGAACTCGCCTGGGAGGCCCTGGAGGACGCCCGGATCGTGCCGGGCACGCTGACGGGCGGCCCGACGGGGGTGTTCGTCGGCTCGATGTGGGAGGACTACACCGCCCTGGCCCACCCGGGCCCCGTCACGCCGCACACCCTCACCGGCACCAGCCGGGGGGTCATCGCCAACCGCGTCTCGCACTTCCTCGGGGTGCGCGGACCGAGCATGACGGTCGACACGGCCCAGTCGTCGGCACTGGTCGCGGTGCACCTGGCGGTCGAGAGCCTGCGCCGCGGCGAGTCGGCGCTCGCCCTGGCCGGCGGGGTGAACCTCAACCTGACCGCCGCCCGCGAGGCGGGGGCGGCGGAGTTCGGCGGCCTGTCCCCGGACGACCGCTGCTTCACCTTCGACGCCCGGGCCAACGGCTTCGTCCGCGGCGAGGGCGGCGCCCTCCTCGTGCTGAAACCGCTGGACCGGGCCCTGGCCGACGGGGACCGCGTCTACGGCGTCATCCGGGGCAGCGCGGTCAACAACGACGGCGCCACGCGGAGCCTGACCGTGCCCAGCGCGCAGGCCCAGGAACAGGTCATCCGCGAAGCACTGGCCCGCGCCGGCGTGCGTCCCGCGGACGTGCAGTACGTGGAGCTGCACGGCACCGGCACCGCCGTCGGCGACCCCGTCGAGGCCGCCGCCCTCGCGGCGGCCTACCGCGGCCCGGCCGGGTCCGGCGACGCCGACGGCCCCCTGCGGGTCGGGTCCGCCAAGACCAACGTCGGCCACCTGGAAGGCGCCGCGGGCATCGTCGGCCTGCTCAAGACCGTCCTCAGCGTCCACCACCGCGCACTGCCGCCCAGCCTGAACCACGAAACCCCCCACCCCGACATCCCCCTCGACGCACTGGCGCTGCGGGTCCAGACCGCGCTGACCCCCTGGCCGCGGCCGGACGCGCCCCTGCTCGCCGGGGTGTCCTCGTTCGGCATGGGCGGTACCAACGCGCACGTGATCATCGAGCAGGCGCCCGACCCGGCCGCGCCGCCGGTCCGGCGGCCCGCCCCGGAGGCCCGGCCCGCCCCGGAGGCCCGGCCCGCGCCGTGGATCGTCACGGCGCGGACCAAACAGGCGCTGCGCGCGCAGATCGGACGCCTGCGCGCACACGTGCGCAGCCACCCGGACCTGACCGCCGCCGAGGTCGCGCACGCGCTGGCCACCACCCGGACCCGCTTCGCGCACCGCGCGGTCCTGCTCGACTCCGCCCAGCTCGCCGCCGGCCGGGCCGGCACCCCGGGCCGCACCGTCTTCGTGTTCCCCGGCCAGGGCGCGCAGTGGGTCGGCATGGGCCGGGAGCTGTACGACGCCCACCCCGCCTTCCGGTCCGCCATGGACGAGTGCGCCCGGGCCCTGGCCCCGTACACCGATTGGTCCCTGGCCGACGTCCTGGACGGCGCCCCGCTCGACCGTGTGGACGTCGTGCAGCCCGCCCTGTTCGCGGTGATGGTGTCCCTGGCGGCCCTGTGGCGCTCCTTCGGCGTCGAGCCCGACGCGGTGGTCGGGCACTCGCAGGGCGAGATCGCCGCGGCCCACGTCGCGGGCGCGCTGTCGCTGTCCGACGCGGCCCGGATCGTGGCACTGCGCAGCCGCGCGCTGGTCGCGCTGACCGGCCGGGGCGGCATGGTGTCCGTGGCCCTGCCCGCCGAGCGGGCCGAGGACTACGTGGCGCGCTGGGGCGGCGCGCTGACGGTCGCCGTGGTCAACGCCCCCGGCTCGGTCGTGGTGTCCGGTGACACGCAGGCCCTGGCCGAACTGGTCGAGTCCTGCGCGGCGGACGGCGTCCGCACCCGCGTGGTCCCGGTGGACTACGCCTCCCACTCCGCGCACGTCGAGGCGGTCCGCGAGCAGCTGCGCACCGACCTGGCCGACATCACGCCGCGTCAGGCCGCGGTCCCGTACTACTCCGCGGTCACCGGCGGCCTCCTCGCCGACACCACGGCGCTCGACGCCGACTACTGGTACCGCAACCTGCGCGAGCCGGTCCGCTTCGACCTGGCCGCCGCCGCCCTGCTGGCGGACGGGCACGACGTCGTGGTCGAGGTCAGCCCGCACCCGGTGCTGCTGCCCGCCCTCGAACAGCTCCTGGAACAGGCCCGCGAACGGACCGGCGCGCCCGGCGTCGCCACCGGCACGCTCGGCCGCGACCGGGGCGGGCCGGACGTCTTCCTGACCGCGCTGTCCCGGCTGTTCGTGGCCGGCGTGCCCGTCGACTGGTCCCCGGCCGTCGCCGAGGCCGCGCCGGTCGACCTGCCCACGTACGCCTTCCAGCGCCGTCCGTACTGGCTGCCCGAAGCGGCAGCCGGGCAGAGCGGCCGGACCCCGGCCGACCCGGGGACGCGCGCGGCGGACACCGCCGCGCCCGGCCCGGACCCGGGCGACCCCGAACCGGGCGACGCGGCCGACGCGGGCGACCCGGCCGCCGTGGTCACCGCGCAGATCGCGCTCGTGCTGGGCCACGACAACCCCGCGGACATCGATCCCGCGCTCACCTTCAAGGACCTCGGCTTCGACTCGATCACCGGGCTCGAACTGCGCAACCGCCTGGCCGCCGCCCTGGACCGGCCCCTCCCCTCCGGCCTCGTCTTCGACCACCCGACGCCTGCGGAGCTGATCGACTGGCTGCGCACCGGCCCCGGCGACCGGCCGGCCCCCGCCGCGCCGGCCGCCCACGACGACGACCCGGTCGTCATCGTGGGCATGGGCTGCCGCTTCCCCGGCGGGGTGGCCTCGCCGGACGACCTGTGGCGGCTCGTCGCGGAGTGCGGGGACGCGATCGGCGGCTTCCCGGACGACCGCGGCTGGGACCTGGGCGCCCTGTACGACCCCGAACTGCGCGGCGCGGGCACCACGTACGTCAACCGGGGCGGGTTCCTGGCGGCGGCACCCGGCTTCGACGCCCCGTTCTTCGGGATATCGCCCCGCGAGGCGCTCGCCATGGACCCGCAGCAGCGGCTCGTGCTGGAGACGGCCTGGGAGACCTTCGAGCACGCCGGGATCGACCCGACCTCGCTGCGCGGCAGCCACACCGGCGTGTTCACCGGCCTCTGGTCGTCCGGCTACGCGACCGGACCGGGCCTGCCGGACGACCTGGAGGGTTACCTGCTCACCGGCGTCGCGACCAGCGTCACGTCCGGCCGGGTCGCCTACCACCTCGGGCTGCGCGGCCCGGCGCTGTCCGTGGACACCGCCTGCTCCTCGTCCCTGGTCGCCGTCCACCTGGCCGCCCAGTCCCTGCGCGCCGGCGAGTGCGCGCTGGCGCTGGCCGGCGGTGTCACGATCATGGCGACACCGCTGGGCTTCACCGAGTTCTCCCGCCAGCACGGCCTCGCGGCCGACGGCCGCAGCAAGCCCTTCGCCGCCGCGGCCGACGGGACGTCCTGGGCCGAGGGCGCCGGTCTGGTGCTGTTGGAGCGCCTGTCGGACGCCCGCCGCAACGGTCACCGGGTGCTGGCGGTGGTGCGGGGTTCGGCGGTCAACCAGGACGGCGCCTCCAACGGCCTGACCGCGCCCAACGGCCCCTCCCAGGAACGCGTCATCCGCCAGGCCCTCGCCCATGCCGGGTTGGCGCCGTCCGAGGTGGACGCGGTGGAGGCGCACGGCACCGGCACCACCCTCGGCGACCCCATCGAGGCGCACGCCCTGCTGGCCGCCTACGGCCGGGACCGTTCCGAGCCGTTGTGGCTGGGGTCGGTGAAGTCGAACATCGGCCACACCCAGGCCGCCGCCGGTGTGGCGGGTGTGATCAAGATGGTGATGGCGATGCGGCACGGGCAACTGCCGCGGACCCTGCACGTCGACGCGCCCACCCCGCACGTCGACTGGGCCTCCGGCGGCCTCCGGCTGCTGACCGAGGCCCGGCCGTGGCCCGACAGCGGCCGCCCGCGCCGCGCGGGCGTCTCGGCGTTCGGCATCAGCGGCACCAACGCCCACCTGATCATCGAGCAGTCCTCCGACCCGGACCCCGGCCGCCTTCCCGAGCCCGCCGACCGGGCCGCCCCCACCGTCTGGCTGCTGTCCGCGAAGACCGGCGCCGCGCTGCGCGCCCAGGCCGAGCGGCTGCACGCGTACGCGACCGCCCACCCCGACGTCCCGGCCGCCGGGATCAGCCGCGCCCTGGCCGCCCGCACCCGGTTCGAGCACCGGGCCGCGGTGGTCGGCACCGACCGGGACGACCTGCTGTCCGGCCTGGCCGCGCTCCCGCCGGGACCGCCCACCCGTACCGGCGGGACCGTGTTCGCCTTCCCCGGGCAGGGCGCGCAGTGGGCGGGGATGGGCCGTGACCTGTACGAGCAGTCCGAGGTCTTCCGCGCCGGCATCGACGCCTGCGCCGCCGCCCTGGCCCCGCACACCGACTGGTCGCTGGTCGACGAACTGCGCCACGGCGCGCTGGACCGCGTCGACGTGGTGCAGCCGGCCCTGTTCGCCGTCATGGTGGCGCTGGCCGACCTGTGGCGGTCCCACGGCGTGCGGCCGGACGCCGTGGTCGGCCACTCCCAGGCGGAGATCGCGGCGGCGTACGTGGCGGGCGCGTTGTCGTTGCAGGACGCGGCCAAGGTGGTGGCGCTGCGCAGCAGGGCGCTGGTCGCGCTGGCCGGGCACGGCGGGATGGTGTCGGTCGGCCTCGGGGCCGAGCGGGCGGGCGAGTTGGTGTCGCGCTGGGACGGCCGGTTGACCGTCGCGGTGGTCAACTCCGCCTCGGCCGTCGTGGTGTCCGGCGGCCTCGACGCGGTGGACGAACTGCTGGCGGTCTGCGAGGCCGACGGCATCCGCGCCCGGCGCCTGCCCGTCGACTACGCCGCGCACTCGGCGCAGGTCGAGGCGGTCCGCGACCGACTCCTCACCGACCTGGCCGACATCACGCCGCGTCAGGCGGCGGTCCCGTTCTACTCCACGGTCACCGGCGAGCCGGTCGACACCTCCGCCCTCGACGCCGCCTACTGGTACCGCAACCTGCGCGAACCCGTGCGCTTCGACCTCGCCGTCGAAGCCCTCACGCAGGACCGGCACGGCGTGTTCGTGGAGGTCAGCCCGCACCCCGTCCTGGTGCCGGTGCTGGACGTCGCCGCCATCGGCACCCTGCGCCGCGACCACGGCGGCCTCACCGAGTTCCTCGCCGCGGCGGGACGCCTCCACGCCGCCGGAACCGACGTCGACTGGACGCCGGTCCTGCCCCGCACCGCACCCCGGGCGGACCTGCCCACGTACGCCTTCCAGCGCGAGCCCTACTGGGTGACCGCGACCCCGCCGGTGCCCCGGGACGACTGGCGGTACGAGGTGGCCTGGGCACCGACGAGCGGTGCCGCAGCCCCGGTGGACCCGGGTCGCTGGCTCGTCCTGGCCGCGACCGGGCACCCGTGGGCCGAGGCCCTGCGCGCACGGGGCTTCCCGGTGGCCGACACCTGGGACGCGGCCGACACCGGTGACGCCCGGCCCGGGCCGGACGGCGTGCTGTCGTTGCTGGCGCTGGACGAGGAGCCGCACCCCGACCACCCGGTGCTCCCGGCGGGCCTGGTCCGCACCCTGGACCTGGTCCGCGCCCTCGACCCGGCGCGCAGCCCGGACCCGGTGAGGACGGCGGCCGTCCCGCTGTGGTGCGCGACCAGCGGCGCCGTGAGCACCTCGGACACCGACCCGGTCACCCACCCGGCCCAGGCCCTGGCGTGGGGCACCGGCGCGTCCGCGGCGCTGGAGTTCCCGCACCACTGGGGCGGCCTGGTCGACCTTCCCGCCGTGCCCGACGAGGAGAGCGTGGACGCGCTGCTCGTGGTGCTCGCCGGCACGGGCGAGGACCAGGTGGCGATCCGCGGCGCCCGGCGCCTCGCCAAGCGGCTGCGCCGCCGGGCCCCGGCGGGCCCGGCCACCCGGTCCTGGCGGCCGCGGGGAACGGTGCTGGTCACCGGCGGCACCGGCGCGCTCGGCGGACACGTGGCCCGCCGCCTCGCGCGGCAGGGAGCGGAGCACATCGTGCTGGCCGCCCGCCGCGGCCCCGACGCGCCCGGCGCGGCCGGACTGCGCGACGAACTGGAAGCAGCCGGGGCACGGGTGACCGTGGCGGCCTGCGACGTGGCCGACCGGGACGCCCTGCGGGACCTGGTCGAGCGCGTCGGCGACATCCGCGCGGTCTTCCACACCGCCGGCGCGATCAGGGCGACCAGGCTGGCCGACACGACACCGGCGGAGTTCGCCGAGGTCGTCACGGCCAAGGTCGCCGGGGCGGCCAACCTGGCGGAACTCCTCCCGGACCTCGACGCCTTCGTCCTGTTCTCCTCCACCGCGGGCGTGTGGGGCGACGGCCACGGCGCGGCCTACGCCGCCGGCAACGCCTTCCTCGACGCCCTGGCCGCCCAGCACCGCGCCCGGGGCCGCGCCACGACCTCCGTCGCCTGGGGCATCTGGGCCGAGGGCGGCATGGCGGCCCTGGAGCCCGTGCAGCGCCAGCGCACCCTGCTCGGACTCGGCGAACTGGACCCGGGCCGGGCACTCGACGCGCTCCAGGACGTCCTCGACCACGACGAGGCCCTCGCGGTCGTCACGGAGGCCGACTGGGCGCAGTTCGCCCGCGCCTACACCCACGCGCGGCCGAGCCGCCTGCTGCGGGACCTGCCCGAGACCCACGGCCGGACGCAGCACCCCCGACCCGCGCCCCCGCCGCCGGCACCGACCTGCTGGAGCTGA
- a CDS encoding cytochrome P450: MQATFPFTTPHHLDNEPEAEALLAQAPVVLATMGAADVWLALSHKAVRQVLSDSRFSREAATLPGSPLKLSVAADPLLVTSLDGERHARLRKLMSQAFSPRMVDRLEPRVQAVVDSLLDSLEAPADLVAGLCAPLPLMVICELLGVPYSEAGAIRRWTRRLFVTDITPDELRSAQGEMQDWLADLVRQKRARPDDGLISAMVAANDEGDHLTEPELLANLEGLLIAGHETTVNQLGNSFLTLLRHPDQLALLRSAPDLIGPAVDELLRYSRLFSSAEVRVTTEPVDLEGVRLAAGQPVLPVIVAANRDPGVYPDPGRFDITREGPAAHLAFGHGPHFCLGAVLARREMRVAIGSVLKRYPGLRLAVDESELAYVPELVFRGLRALPVTW, from the coding sequence ATGCAAGCCACGTTCCCCTTCACCACGCCGCACCACCTCGACAACGAGCCCGAAGCCGAGGCCCTGCTCGCGCAGGCCCCGGTCGTCCTCGCGACGATGGGGGCCGCGGACGTCTGGCTCGCCCTCTCCCACAAGGCGGTGCGGCAGGTCCTGAGCGACAGCCGGTTCAGCCGGGAGGCGGCCACGCTTCCGGGCAGCCCGCTGAAACTGTCCGTCGCCGCCGACCCGTTACTGGTCACCAGCCTGGACGGCGAGCGCCACGCCCGCCTGCGCAAACTGATGTCGCAGGCGTTCAGCCCGCGCATGGTCGACCGGCTCGAACCGCGGGTGCAAGCCGTCGTGGACTCCTTGCTCGACTCCCTCGAAGCCCCCGCGGATCTGGTGGCGGGTCTCTGCGCCCCCCTGCCGCTGATGGTCATCTGCGAGCTGCTCGGCGTGCCCTACTCCGAGGCGGGGGCCATCCGCAGGTGGACCAGGCGGCTGTTCGTCACGGACATCACTCCGGACGAACTGCGGTCCGCCCAGGGCGAGATGCAGGACTGGCTCGCCGATCTGGTGCGGCAGAAACGGGCGCGGCCGGACGACGGGCTGATCTCGGCCATGGTCGCCGCCAACGACGAGGGCGACCACCTCACCGAACCCGAGCTGCTGGCCAACCTGGAGGGCCTGCTGATCGCCGGCCACGAGACGACCGTCAACCAGCTGGGCAACTCGTTCCTGACCCTGCTGCGCCACCCGGACCAGCTCGCGCTGCTGCGGTCGGCACCGGACCTGATCGGACCGGCGGTCGACGAACTGCTGCGCTACAGCAGGCTCTTCAGCTCGGCGGAGGTCCGGGTCACGACCGAGCCCGTCGATCTGGAGGGCGTCCGCCTGGCGGCGGGCCAACCGGTGCTGCCGGTCATCGTCGCGGCCAACCGCGACCCCGGCGTGTACCCGGACCCCGGCCGCTTCGACATCACGCGCGAAGGACCGGCCGCGCACCTCGCCTTCGGGCACGGGCCGCACTTCTGCCTCGGCGCGGTGCTGGCCCGCCGGGAGATGCGGGTGGCGATCGGGTCCGTGCTGAAACGGTACCCGGGACTGCGCCTCGCCGTGGACGAGTCCGAGCTCGCCTACGTG